One window of Candidatus Nitrospira kreftii genomic DNA carries:
- a CDS encoding S-adenosylmethionine:tRNA ribosyltransferase-isomerase, with protein MQLSDFDFPFDPLLIAAEPIMPRDRARLLTLHRKTQQLTHRYVADLPNLLKPGDLLVVNDTKVLAARVPGIKRPTGKPVEVLFVKELSEDRWEIMVKGTFRVGHVIEFNQHSRATISKRDATGTEVIVESPEPITRLFETHGMMPLPPYIKRAPTEQDHRWYQTVFAKQGGAIAAPTAGLHFTEELFERVDAAGITVATVTLHVGPGTFKPVTTERIEDHQMGTERFTISEEAVKAIQKTKQAGGRVVAVGTTVVRTLETVAEKNGELVPMTGESRLFITPGFQFKIVDVLMTNFHLPKTTLLMLVSAFAGIDSIRSAYGEALKERYRFYSYGDAMLIV; from the coding sequence ATGCAACTGTCCGACTTCGACTTTCCATTTGACCCTTTGCTCATCGCGGCAGAGCCGATCATGCCGCGTGACCGCGCGAGATTGCTGACCCTCCACCGAAAGACGCAGCAACTTACCCATCGCTATGTCGCTGATCTTCCGAATCTGTTGAAGCCAGGCGATCTTCTCGTCGTGAACGACACCAAAGTCTTGGCTGCACGGGTTCCGGGAATCAAGAGGCCGACTGGAAAGCCCGTTGAAGTGCTGTTTGTGAAGGAGCTCAGCGAAGATCGATGGGAAATTATGGTTAAGGGCACTTTTCGAGTCGGGCACGTCATCGAATTCAATCAACACTCCCGTGCCACGATCTCTAAGCGAGATGCAACGGGAACTGAGGTAATCGTGGAGAGTCCGGAACCGATCACACGACTCTTCGAAACCCACGGGATGATGCCGCTCCCACCGTACATCAAGCGCGCACCGACTGAACAGGATCACCGGTGGTATCAAACGGTTTTTGCCAAGCAGGGAGGAGCGATTGCCGCACCGACGGCGGGGCTTCATTTCACGGAAGAACTATTTGAGCGGGTGGATGCAGCGGGTATCACCGTTGCCACCGTCACACTCCATGTCGGTCCAGGGACGTTTAAGCCCGTGACAACGGAACGAATCGAGGATCACCAGATGGGCACAGAGCGATTCACAATCAGCGAAGAGGCTGTAAAAGCCATCCAGAAGACCAAGCAGGCCGGTGGCCGAGTAGTGGCTGTCGGTACGACGGTCGTCCGTACGCTTGAAACTGTGGCAGAGAAAAATGGAGAGCTCGTGCCGATGACCGGGGAGAGCCGACTCTTCATTACACCTGGGTTTCAGTTCAAGATCGTCGATGTGCTCATGACCAATTTCCACCTGCCAAAGACCACACTGTTGATGCTGGTCTCAGCATTCGCCGGCATCGATTCAATTCGCAGCGCATACGGAGAGGCACTCAAAGAGCGATATCGCTTCTACAGCTACGGCGATGCGATGCTGATCGTTTAG
- a CDS encoding Mannose-6-phosphate isomerase: protein MWKVALGDRPEFVAGDQTRLREIIHPAKCPLELGYSLAHGRLSPGQRSKRHILTSSEVYYFITGQGQFTINDQVTLIEAGLTVYVQPGGEQFLENTGEVDIEFLCLVDPAWREEDETVLE from the coding sequence GTGTGGAAGGTTGCATTGGGAGATCGGCCGGAGTTTGTGGCCGGTGACCAGACCCGTTTGCGGGAGATCATTCATCCAGCGAAGTGTCCTCTCGAACTGGGGTATAGCCTTGCTCACGGAAGATTAAGTCCAGGGCAACGGTCAAAACGACATATCCTGACCTCGTCCGAAGTCTACTATTTTATCACCGGGCAAGGGCAATTCACGATCAATGACCAGGTCACGCTGATTGAAGCTGGGCTGACGGTCTATGTTCAGCCTGGAGGGGAGCAGTTTCTCGAAAATACGGGAGAAGTCGATATTGAATTCCTATGTCTGGTTGATCCAGCCTGGCGTGAGGAAGATGAAACGGTATTGGAGTAG
- a CDS encoding Aspartate-semialdehyde dehydrogenase — MIKKKSGYTVAILGATGAVGRETLEILEERKFPMTDLKLFASNRSAGEVMTCLGREYTVEELTDSSSFDGVDVAFISATDTISREYGHRLGAAGIAVIDDSAVFRMDDGVPLVVPEVNASALRDMPRGIVSIPNCTTTPLVMALKPLHDAAGVKRVVVTTFQSVSGTGAAAMDELMDQTKDLLAFRDVTAKVYPYQIAFNLLPHIGSFSEAGDCSEEVKIAQETRKILGAANLRVTATTVRVPVLRCHSEAINVELERPLKANEARAALAAMPGVIVYDDPVKKLYPMPLDATGKDEVYIGRVREDESIANGLNLWVVSDNLRKGAALNAIQIAECLVQN, encoded by the coding sequence ATGATCAAGAAGAAGTCTGGATATACAGTAGCGATTCTCGGTGCGACCGGCGCAGTCGGGAGGGAAACCCTCGAGATCTTGGAAGAGCGCAAATTCCCGATGACAGACCTGAAGCTCTTCGCGTCCAACCGATCGGCCGGAGAGGTGATGACTTGTCTAGGTAGAGAGTATACGGTTGAGGAGTTGACCGATTCCTCATCCTTTGACGGCGTAGATGTTGCGTTTATCTCCGCGACCGATACCATTAGCAGAGAATATGGCCATCGTTTGGGAGCAGCCGGTATTGCCGTGATCGACGATAGCGCCGTGTTTCGTATGGATGATGGAGTTCCTTTGGTGGTTCCGGAGGTGAACGCCTCTGCCTTGCGCGACATGCCTCGGGGCATTGTGTCCATTCCGAACTGTACAACCACTCCATTAGTCATGGCGCTCAAGCCGCTTCATGACGCGGCAGGGGTGAAGCGCGTGGTGGTCACGACATTTCAGTCCGTATCGGGCACCGGTGCTGCGGCGATGGATGAGCTCATGGATCAAACGAAAGATTTGTTGGCGTTCCGCGACGTGACGGCCAAAGTCTATCCCTACCAGATCGCATTCAATCTCCTGCCGCACATCGGATCCTTCAGCGAGGCCGGCGACTGCTCGGAAGAAGTCAAAATTGCACAAGAAACAAGGAAGATTCTCGGCGCTGCAAACCTTCGGGTCACAGCGACGACGGTGAGAGTGCCTGTCCTTCGTTGCCACTCGGAAGCAATCAATGTCGAATTGGAGCGTCCACTGAAGGCGAATGAGGCGCGTGCTGCGTTAGCTGCCATGCCGGGGGTGATTGTGTACGACGATCCAGTGAAGAAGCTGTATCCCATGCCGCTCGACGCAACCGGAAAGGATGAGGTCTACATCGGTCGGGTCCGGGAAGACGAGTCAATCGCAAACGGGCTCAATCTTTGGGTCGTCTCCGATAATCTTCGGAAAGGCGCGGCGCTGAATGCCATTCAGATCGCGGAATGCCTAGTCCAGAACTAG
- a CDS encoding 2-isopropylmalate synthase has translation MARMIKIFDTTLRDGEQSPGASMNVEEKVMVAKQLARLGVDIIEAGFAYSSPGDFEAVRRIAQEVEGPTICSLARARPEDIDRAWEALKGAPRVRIHTFLSTSDIHLKHQFRMTREQAKQRAVEMVRRARGYVDDVEFSPMDASRSDPSFLYEVIEAVIAAGAGTINIPDTVGYAVPQEFGALIKGICNEVPNANQAVISVHCHNDLGVAVGNSLAAIINGAGQVECTINGIGERAGNTSLEEIVMGLRTRKDFYQADTGIRTEEIAKTSRLVSKITGMVVQPNKAIVGANAFAHTSGIHQDGLLKDKTTYEIMRPESIGLVESQMVMGKLSGRHAFRQRLEELGYTLSEEEVNHAFERFKKLADQKKEIFEEDLEVIVSEELSKMADRIALKNLRVSSGTNQVPTATVELEVDGRAVAQTGTGDGPVDAVYRTIAAITQTKSKLLMYVVKAITGGTDAQGEVSVRVQEDGRTVTGHGADTDIIIASARAYLSALNKLAYLATKQAQGEQKVNLI, from the coding sequence ATGGCACGCATGATCAAAATTTTCGATACGACGTTGAGAGACGGCGAGCAATCGCCTGGCGCCAGCATGAACGTGGAAGAAAAGGTTATGGTGGCCAAACAGCTGGCGAGACTCGGAGTCGATATCATCGAAGCAGGATTCGCCTATAGCTCACCCGGAGATTTTGAGGCAGTTCGGCGGATCGCTCAAGAGGTCGAAGGGCCGACGATCTGCAGTCTTGCGCGCGCGCGCCCGGAGGATATTGACCGAGCCTGGGAAGCCTTGAAAGGGGCTCCAAGGGTACGTATCCATACATTTTTATCGACGTCCGATATCCACCTCAAGCACCAGTTTCGGATGACACGTGAGCAGGCCAAACAACGTGCCGTCGAAATGGTCCGGCGGGCTCGCGGCTATGTCGATGATGTTGAGTTTTCTCCGATGGATGCCAGTCGTTCGGATCCGTCCTTTCTGTATGAAGTCATTGAGGCGGTTATAGCCGCAGGGGCCGGCACGATCAATATTCCCGACACGGTGGGATATGCCGTTCCTCAGGAATTCGGCGCGCTGATCAAGGGAATCTGCAACGAAGTTCCAAATGCCAACCAGGCAGTCATTTCCGTCCACTGCCACAACGATTTGGGTGTCGCGGTGGGGAACAGCCTAGCGGCTATTATCAATGGCGCCGGCCAAGTGGAGTGTACGATCAACGGCATTGGGGAGCGGGCAGGGAATACGTCCCTGGAAGAAATTGTCATGGGACTCCGGACCAGGAAGGATTTCTATCAAGCCGATACCGGAATTAGGACGGAAGAGATCGCGAAGACCAGCCGCTTGGTCAGCAAGATCACAGGCATGGTTGTGCAACCCAATAAAGCGATTGTGGGGGCCAACGCTTTTGCCCATACCTCGGGCATTCACCAAGACGGCTTACTCAAAGACAAGACGACCTATGAAATCATGCGACCGGAATCCATCGGATTGGTTGAGAGCCAGATGGTGATGGGAAAGCTCTCTGGCCGGCATGCTTTTCGTCAGCGCTTGGAAGAGTTGGGATATACGCTCAGTGAAGAAGAGGTAAACCATGCCTTCGAGCGATTCAAAAAACTTGCGGATCAGAAGAAGGAGATTTTCGAGGAAGACCTCGAAGTCATCGTCTCGGAAGAGTTATCGAAGATGGCTGACCGTATCGCATTGAAGAACCTGCGCGTCTCAAGCGGAACGAACCAGGTTCCCACTGCTACAGTCGAGCTGGAGGTCGACGGTAGGGCCGTTGCTCAAACCGGAACAGGCGACGGACCGGTCGATGCCGTCTACCGCACGATTGCGGCGATCACGCAGACCAAGAGCAAGCTGCTGATGTATGTGGTGAAAGCGATTACCGGTGGAACAGATGCACAGGGGGAAGTTTCAGTGCGCGTTCAAGAGGATGGCCGGACGGTGACCGGTCATGGGGCCGATACCGATATCATTATCGCATCCGCTCGAGCCTATCTCAGCGCCTTGAACAAGCTCGCTTACCTCGCGACGAAACAGGCGCAAGGTGAGCAAAAGGTGAACTTGATTTGA
- a CDS encoding hypothetical protein (conserved protein of unknown function), protein MAAIRSTWTIRTLAGRGTSGFSGDGGPCVLASLNEPKGVALDGHGRVYVADSENHVVRMIDRVTGVISTVAGMPVHEDEELAERLNTTPDVTEEDPLDDDGLAEARRSSYTQQSDLSGTVRYWANGTSSIKRYGGDEGPALNARLNFPSAVAVGREGNVYIADTMNHRVRMVEAATGVISTLAGTGQARFSGDGGPAHHATLNEPVALIIDENNRLYIADQSSHRIRVVDLNTGLIQTVAGTGAATYDGDGKPAVDAALAGPGGLTLADDRLYIADTFNGRIRCVQLSSGLITTVAGDGAAYRYVSPSDPPSPSLSRPTGIAIDQSGGLVLTDSDNHLIRQWDWGSGVAFRLAGNGTPSYSGDDGAAKEAGLCYPFGITADRDGSLLVADTFNHRIRVLALE, encoded by the coding sequence ATGGCGGCCATTCGTTCCACATGGACGATCCGTACATTGGCCGGTAGGGGGACATCCGGATTTTCGGGTGATGGTGGACCTTGTGTGCTGGCAAGTCTGAATGAACCGAAGGGTGTCGCACTCGATGGTCACGGCCGTGTGTACGTAGCAGACTCGGAAAATCATGTCGTTCGAATGATTGATCGAGTGACCGGGGTCATTTCGACGGTCGCAGGCATGCCGGTCCATGAAGATGAGGAGTTGGCTGAGCGGCTAAACACCACACCAGACGTTACCGAGGAGGATCCTCTCGACGACGATGGCCTTGCGGAGGCGCGCAGATCATCCTACACCCAACAGTCGGATTTGAGTGGAACGGTCCGGTACTGGGCGAATGGGACATCATCCATAAAGCGATACGGAGGAGATGAGGGACCAGCGCTGAATGCACGTCTCAACTTCCCGAGTGCGGTGGCTGTGGGCCGAGAAGGAAATGTCTATATCGCCGATACTATGAATCATAGAGTCCGGATGGTCGAGGCGGCGACCGGGGTTATTTCAACGCTGGCTGGGACCGGTCAAGCCCGGTTCTCCGGTGACGGCGGGCCTGCCCATCACGCGACTCTCAATGAACCAGTTGCTTTGATCATCGATGAAAATAACCGGCTGTATATTGCCGACCAATCCAGTCATCGTATACGGGTGGTTGACCTGAACACCGGTCTGATTCAGACCGTCGCTGGAACTGGAGCCGCGACATACGACGGAGATGGGAAGCCCGCGGTTGACGCAGCCCTCGCTGGGCCTGGTGGTCTGACTCTGGCGGATGACCGATTGTATATTGCCGATACCTTCAACGGTCGAATCCGATGCGTCCAACTCTCGTCAGGGCTGATCACCACAGTGGCGGGTGATGGTGCAGCCTATCGGTATGTGTCGCCGTCCGACCCTCCATCGCCAAGTCTTTCACGTCCGACGGGAATTGCGATCGATCAAAGCGGGGGCCTGGTCTTGACCGATTCAGATAATCATCTCATTCGGCAATGGGATTGGGGATCGGGAGTGGCATTCCGCTTGGCAGGGAACGGTACTCCCTCTTATTCCGGCGATGACGGCGCTGCAAAAGAAGCAGGTCTATGCTATCCGTTCGGCATTACCGCTGATCGCGATGGATCGCTGTTGGTAGCCGACACCTTTAACCATCGTATTCGCGTGCTAGCCTTGGAGTAG
- a CDS encoding putative Peptidyl-prolyl cis-trans isomerase D, which translates to MIKTMRDAAHNYPWLLKSIMIILAVAFVITMGWWGFGEDAGGLVAKVGDQTVSLDEFKRTYENMRRIYKENVTSDFKEEEFKEFVVGQLVESRVWIIAAEEMGVRVSQADLREVIIQTPVFQKNGAFDPELYKRILAANHLTPASFEAIQHQEVLANKARMIVRDSVSLTPAEIEEGQSLMTRPQDSDLTKATEAKQRVMDDMLLQKQQRALVSFQQSMKAKLPITIRRELL; encoded by the coding sequence ATGATCAAGACGATGCGGGATGCCGCGCACAATTATCCCTGGTTGCTCAAATCCATCATGATTATTTTGGCCGTAGCCTTCGTCATCACGATGGGCTGGTGGGGATTCGGAGAAGACGCCGGTGGACTGGTGGCCAAAGTTGGAGATCAAACCGTTTCCCTTGATGAATTTAAACGAACCTACGAGAACATGCGTCGCATCTACAAGGAAAATGTCACCAGTGACTTCAAAGAGGAGGAGTTCAAGGAGTTCGTGGTCGGGCAACTCGTCGAGAGTCGCGTCTGGATCATCGCTGCAGAAGAGATGGGCGTGAGGGTATCCCAAGCGGATTTGCGCGAAGTCATCATACAAACTCCGGTCTTCCAGAAGAATGGAGCGTTCGATCCAGAGTTATACAAGCGGATCCTGGCCGCCAACCATTTAACGCCGGCCTCCTTTGAAGCGATTCAGCACCAAGAAGTCCTGGCAAATAAAGCTCGCATGATTGTGCGGGATTCAGTCTCGCTGACCCCTGCAGAGATTGAGGAAGGCCAATCTCTCATGACGAGGCCGCAAGATTCCGATCTCACCAAGGCAACTGAGGCGAAGCAGCGCGTGATGGACGATATGCTGTTGCAGAAGCAACAACGGGCGCTGGTTTCGTTCCAGCAATCCATGAAAGCCAAGTTACCTATTACCATCCGTCGCGAGCTGCTCTAG
- a CDS encoding 3-isopropylmalate dehydrogenase, whose amino-acid sequence MKAKIAVLAGDGVGREIVPEAVKVLKVIAQKYGHTFEFATADIGGQAIDKFGVPLPNDTLALAKQSDAVLLGAVGGPRWESLEYSLRPERALLGIREALGLYANLRPAKVYSNLVDASTLKREVIEGIDILVIRELTGGIYFGKPKGVEKLPNGQERGFNTEVYTTEEVRRIAKVAFEAARKRRKKVTSVDKANVLESSELWRKVVIDVHASYPDVELGHIYVDNAAMQLVRNPRQFDVLLCNNMFGDILSDEAAMLTGSIGMLPSASIGAKVGLFEPIHGSAPDIAGRNIANPIATIASAGMMLSYAFQLEKEAEAIEQAIVRTLDLGYRTKDIQSPGAQIVGTVEMGDAIIKNLGQ is encoded by the coding sequence GTGAAGGCCAAGATAGCGGTGTTAGCCGGCGATGGAGTCGGGCGTGAGATCGTTCCTGAAGCCGTAAAAGTCCTCAAAGTGATCGCGCAGAAATACGGACATACGTTCGAATTTGCAACGGCCGATATCGGCGGGCAGGCGATCGATAAGTTCGGCGTGCCGTTGCCGAACGATACCCTGGCACTTGCCAAACAAAGTGATGCAGTCTTATTGGGAGCAGTCGGAGGCCCTCGATGGGAGAGCTTGGAATATAGTCTCAGGCCCGAACGCGCACTCCTAGGAATCCGCGAAGCCTTAGGGCTCTATGCCAATCTGAGGCCGGCTAAGGTGTACTCCAATCTGGTGGATGCCTCCACATTGAAACGCGAAGTCATCGAAGGGATCGACATCCTCGTGATTCGCGAATTGACAGGGGGAATCTACTTCGGTAAGCCCAAAGGCGTTGAAAAACTCCCAAACGGGCAAGAACGAGGGTTCAATACGGAAGTCTATACGACGGAGGAAGTTCGACGCATTGCCAAAGTCGCATTCGAAGCGGCACGGAAACGTCGCAAGAAGGTCACGTCCGTCGATAAGGCCAATGTATTGGAGTCATCTGAGTTGTGGCGCAAGGTCGTCATCGATGTACACGCGTCCTATCCGGACGTTGAACTGGGGCACATCTATGTCGATAACGCCGCGATGCAATTGGTGCGGAACCCCCGACAATTCGATGTCCTACTCTGCAACAACATGTTCGGAGATATTTTGAGCGATGAGGCCGCGATGCTCACCGGTTCGATCGGGATGTTGCCCTCAGCCAGCATCGGGGCTAAAGTTGGTCTGTTTGAACCGATTCACGGAAGTGCCCCGGACATTGCAGGCAGAAATATCGCCAACCCCATTGCGACCATCGCATCGGCGGGCATGATGCTGTCGTACGCCTTTCAACTTGAGAAAGAAGCTGAGGCCATCGAACAAGCCATTGTAAGAACGCTCGATCTCGGCTATCGCACGAAAGACATCCAGAGTCCAGGGGCACAGATCGTCGGGACCGTCGAGATGGGCGATGCAATCATCAAAAACCTTGGCCAGTGA
- a CDS encoding hypothetical protein (conserved protein of unknown function) → MRFVILCDTLEGDPLIGEGPTSTSSASQVYPKAHVLNRFIAKLIDLFIVVAAGEIAPPVGFLSGLAYILIADGFAGGKSIGKRLVGLQTMRLDGRDTVGFRESIIRNLPLGGAQIAYAVPYIGWLVSLAILAFESFLIIGNEQGRRLGDEVARTQVLDAGQLAVPD, encoded by the coding sequence ATGCGTTTTGTTATACTTTGCGACACATTAGAAGGAGATCCCTTGATAGGGGAGGGGCCAACCTCGACGTCGTCGGCATCACAGGTCTATCCGAAGGCCCATGTCCTGAATCGATTCATCGCGAAGTTGATCGATCTGTTCATCGTGGTCGCCGCAGGCGAAATTGCTCCTCCGGTCGGTTTTCTTTCCGGTCTGGCCTACATCTTGATTGCCGATGGGTTTGCGGGTGGGAAAAGTATCGGCAAACGGTTGGTGGGCTTGCAAACCATGCGATTGGATGGTCGAGACACAGTCGGCTTCCGAGAATCCATCATTCGGAATCTGCCGCTGGGTGGAGCACAGATCGCATATGCCGTCCCATACATCGGATGGCTTGTGTCTCTGGCCATTTTAGCGTTCGAGAGTTTTTTGATCATTGGGAATGAGCAGGGTCGTCGGTTGGGCGACGAAGTGGCCAGGACCCAAGTATTGGATGCCGGGCAACTCGCCGTTCCGGACTAA
- a CDS encoding cell wall structural complex MreBCD, actin-like component MreB, translating into MGFPGDVFGWFSDDLAIDLGTATTLVYVHGKGIVLNEPSVVAVEKKSEKVLAVGTDAKKMLGRTPGNIVAVRPMKEGVIADFEMAEQMLKHFIRKAHNRSAFVRPRIIIGVPSRITQVEQRAVRDSAELAGAREVYLIEEPVAAAIGSGLPITEPSGNMVVDVGGGTTDIAVISLGGIVYSESVKVAGDRMDEAIMNYIKKKYNLLIGEHMAERIKFEIGSAYPFEERKTMMIKGRDLISGIPRTLVIDDAEIREALQEPIGTIVNAIKIALENTPPELAGDIIDRGIVLTGGGSLLKGMDTRFREETNLPIITVDDPLTSVVLGVGKILDELDLLRKVSVMSQANNLR; encoded by the coding sequence GTGGGGTTCCCGGGAGATGTGTTCGGTTGGTTCTCCGACGACCTGGCAATTGACTTAGGTACCGCGACAACCCTCGTGTACGTCCACGGGAAGGGCATCGTGCTCAACGAACCCTCTGTCGTCGCAGTTGAAAAGAAAAGCGAGAAGGTGCTGGCCGTCGGAACCGATGCCAAGAAAATGCTCGGACGGACGCCAGGGAATATCGTCGCGGTTCGGCCAATGAAGGAGGGCGTGATCGCCGACTTCGAAATGGCCGAGCAGATGTTGAAACATTTCATCCGAAAAGCTCACAACCGAAGCGCCTTTGTCCGCCCGCGCATCATCATCGGTGTGCCGTCCAGAATTACGCAGGTCGAGCAACGGGCGGTTCGCGATTCCGCTGAGTTGGCTGGGGCCAGAGAAGTCTATTTGATTGAAGAGCCCGTCGCGGCGGCGATCGGGTCTGGACTGCCGATCACGGAGCCGTCGGGCAACATGGTGGTCGATGTAGGAGGCGGAACGACGGACATTGCCGTCATTTCTTTGGGCGGGATCGTGTACAGCGAATCCGTCAAAGTCGCCGGGGATCGCATGGACGAAGCGATCATGAATTACATTAAGAAGAAATACAATTTATTGATCGGCGAGCATATGGCGGAGCGAATTAAGTTTGAGATCGGCTCCGCGTATCCATTTGAAGAGCGGAAAACCATGATGATCAAGGGGCGCGATTTGATCTCGGGTATCCCTCGGACGTTGGTTATCGACGATGCGGAGATTCGGGAAGCGCTGCAGGAACCTATTGGGACAATCGTGAATGCCATCAAGATAGCACTAGAAAACACCCCGCCGGAGTTGGCCGGGGATATTATCGATCGAGGGATTGTCTTAACTGGAGGCGGTTCCCTCCTCAAAGGGATGGACACGCGATTCCGCGAGGAAACGAACTTGCCGATCATTACGGTGGACGATCCGCTCACCTCCGTGGTGTTGGGAGTGGGCAAGATCTTGGACGAGCTGGATCTCCTTCGGAAAGTATCGGTCATGTCGCAAGCGAACAACCTTCGGTAA
- a CDS encoding hypothetical protein (conserved protein of unknown function) produces the protein MPEWATFGKIFIGIGLGIVALGLLFLLVDRIPGLGHVFGWFGKLPGDISIKRENFSFYFPIGTSIVLSILLSLLFYFIGWLFRR, from the coding sequence ATGCCGGAATGGGCCACCTTTGGCAAGATCTTCATTGGAATCGGGCTTGGAATCGTTGCGCTCGGTCTTCTGTTCCTCCTTGTCGACCGGATTCCCGGTCTCGGACACGTGTTTGGGTGGTTCGGGAAGCTTCCCGGTGATATTTCCATCAAACGAGAGAACTTTAGCTTCTACTTCCCTATCGGGACAAGTATTGTCCTCAGCATTCTTCTAAGTCTGCTATTCTATTTTATAGGATGGCTCTTTCGCAGATAA
- a CDS encoding hypothetical protein (conserved protein of unknown function), whose amino-acid sequence MASRPWAFAFGLGLWLGSIAIPDAEAAPSIRVLLASDVQQLEVLSDQPIWVTDRHNEAWSYRSALRIQFRGRTMLLNGKSVVTDQLTLKAGSHDLKLWLTQKSNRTLHHASDEKDSLQVSGAIKLIRRGKGLYVINYVDLEEYVKGVVPAEVNATWHLEMLKVQAVAARTYALYQQMLSVTRDYDVAAGTQDQVYRGRRGLDARVAQAVESTRGLVVTHKGAPIYAAFSSTAAGVTEDAMNVWSMDLPYLKGVECPFDLESPFYQWKTSIKLDVLEKNLKKRGFVVGTIQSISPVAHSRAGRVTRLRIVHSEGELIVRGEDLRRAVGYTIVQSTQFTVESIGEELILSGYGAGHAVGLCQWGAKELAELGYSFASILRYYYPGTELQDAALTQAPPMPHTLLPPS is encoded by the coding sequence ATGGCATCCCGACCGTGGGCCTTCGCCTTTGGATTAGGGCTTTGGCTCGGCTCTATTGCCATACCAGATGCCGAAGCAGCGCCATCGATTCGCGTTCTGTTGGCTTCGGACGTCCAGCAATTGGAAGTCTTGAGTGATCAGCCCATTTGGGTGACGGATCGGCACAATGAAGCCTGGTCGTATCGGTCGGCTCTGCGGATCCAGTTTCGTGGTCGAACCATGCTGCTTAACGGAAAATCGGTCGTGACTGATCAACTGACATTGAAGGCAGGGAGTCACGACCTGAAGCTGTGGCTTACTCAAAAGAGTAATCGGACCTTGCACCATGCGAGCGATGAAAAAGACTCACTGCAGGTCAGTGGGGCGATCAAACTCATCCGGAGAGGTAAAGGGCTGTACGTCATCAATTATGTGGATTTGGAAGAGTATGTGAAGGGTGTGGTGCCTGCTGAAGTGAATGCGACTTGGCATCTCGAGATGCTCAAAGTGCAGGCAGTCGCTGCAAGAACGTATGCGCTGTATCAACAGATGTTGAGTGTCACTCGTGACTATGACGTGGCGGCCGGGACCCAAGATCAGGTCTATCGTGGGAGACGGGGCCTTGATGCGCGAGTCGCACAAGCAGTGGAGTCTACCCGCGGACTGGTCGTCACGCATAAGGGGGCACCGATCTATGCTGCGTTCTCTTCAACTGCTGCCGGTGTCACAGAAGACGCGATGAATGTATGGTCCATGGACCTGCCCTATTTGAAAGGTGTCGAATGCCCGTTCGACCTAGAGTCTCCCTTTTATCAATGGAAAACGTCCATTAAGCTCGACGTGCTGGAGAAGAACTTAAAGAAACGCGGATTTGTGGTCGGGACAATCCAGTCTATTTCCCCGGTTGCCCATAGTCGTGCTGGGAGAGTGACGAGGCTGCGGATCGTGCATTCTGAGGGGGAGCTTATCGTTCGAGGAGAGGATCTGCGCAGAGCGGTCGGATATACCATTGTGCAGAGCACCCAGTTTACGGTCGAGTCTATTGGGGAGGAACTCATTCTTTCCGGCTACGGAGCCGGCCATGCGGTCGGACTCTGCCAGTGGGGCGCGAAGGAGCTAGCAGAGTTGGGGTATTCATTTGCGAGCATTCTTCGCTACTACTATCCCGGGACAGAACTTCAGGACGCAGCATTGACTCAAGCCCCTCCTATGCCTCACACTCTTCTTCCTCCCTCGTAA